One region of Thiorhodovibrio frisius genomic DNA includes:
- a CDS encoding PhoH family protein, which produces MIKRQKDSLCLFVLDTNVLMHDPTAIFRFHEHHVFLPMVVLEELDAGKKGMSEVARNVRQTSRFLDELISDARREDIEAGLPIQTLGDAGRSLSAPPAGRLFFQTEPLASRTSANLPGHNADNNILATALALKEQHPDLQVVIVSKDINLRIKATVLGIAAEDYSNDQVLDDVDLLYTGLRTLTADFWDRHAKTLDSWKEEGRTFYRITGPDLAEWYPGECLSLDDNPPFEAIVREKRSEQEAVIELVEDYRLPRHNVWGIRARNPEQNFALNMLMNPEIDFVTLLGTAGTGKTLLALAAGLAQVLDRSIYREIIMTRVTVPVGEDIGFLPGTEEEKMTPWMGALMDNLEVLTQTEGGEWGRAATNDLVRNRIRISSLNFMRGRTFLHKYIILDEAQNLTAKQMKTLITRAGPGTKIVCLGNIAQIDTPYLTETTSGLTYVVDRFKYWDHSGHITLIRGERSRLADFASDRL; this is translated from the coding sequence ATGATTAAGCGCCAAAAGGATTCACTATGCCTGTTCGTGCTCGACACCAATGTGTTGATGCACGATCCAACAGCCATTTTCCGCTTCCACGAACACCATGTCTTCCTGCCGATGGTGGTGCTCGAGGAACTGGATGCCGGAAAAAAAGGCATGTCGGAAGTGGCGCGCAATGTGCGCCAAACCAGCCGCTTTCTTGATGAACTGATCAGCGACGCGCGGCGCGAAGATATCGAAGCCGGCCTGCCGATCCAGACACTCGGCGATGCTGGGCGCTCATTGTCCGCACCGCCGGCGGGGCGATTGTTTTTCCAGACCGAGCCACTGGCATCGCGGACCTCCGCCAACCTGCCTGGGCACAACGCCGACAACAACATTCTGGCCACCGCGCTGGCGCTCAAGGAGCAGCATCCCGACCTACAGGTCGTCATCGTCTCAAAAGACATCAACCTGCGCATCAAGGCCACGGTGCTTGGCATCGCGGCCGAGGACTACTCCAACGACCAGGTCCTTGACGATGTCGACCTGCTCTACACCGGCCTGCGCACCCTCACGGCCGATTTCTGGGACAGGCACGCCAAAACGCTCGACTCCTGGAAAGAAGAAGGCCGCACTTTCTACCGCATTACCGGCCCGGATCTGGCCGAATGGTACCCGGGTGAGTGCCTGTCACTGGATGACAACCCGCCTTTCGAGGCCATCGTGCGCGAGAAGCGCAGCGAGCAGGAAGCCGTCATCGAACTGGTCGAGGACTATCGCCTGCCACGGCACAACGTCTGGGGCATACGCGCGCGCAACCCAGAGCAGAACTTCGCGCTCAATATGCTGATGAATCCAGAAATCGACTTCGTCACCCTGCTCGGCACCGCCGGCACCGGCAAGACGCTGCTTGCCCTAGCGGCAGGACTGGCGCAGGTACTTGATCGCAGCATCTACCGCGAGATCATCATGACCCGGGTGACAGTGCCGGTGGGGGAAGACATTGGCTTTCTGCCCGGCACCGAAGAAGAAAAAATGACCCCCTGGATGGGCGCGCTGATGGACAATCTGGAAGTGCTCACCCAGACCGAAGGTGGCGAGTGGGGTCGCGCCGCCACCAATGATCTGGTGCGCAATCGCATCCGCATCTCATCGCTCAATTTCATGCGCGGGCGCACCTTTCTGCACAAGTACATCATTCTGGATGAAGCGCAAAACCTGACCGCCAAGCAGATGAAAACCCTGATTACCCGCGCAGGGCCGGGCACCAAGATCGTCTGCCTGGGCAATATTGCCCAAATCGACACCCCTTACCTGACAGAAACCACCTCGGGCCTGACCTATGTCGTCGACCGCTTCAAGTATTGGGACCACAGCGGCCACATTACCCTGATTCGCGGCGAGCGTTCGCGATTGGCGGATTTTGCCTCCGATCGGCTGTGA
- the coaE gene encoding dephospho-CoA kinase (Dephospho-CoA kinase (CoaE) performs the final step in coenzyme A biosynthesis.): protein MAERFAHRGVTVIDADLISHALTATHGAAMPAIVAAFGAAARAPTGALDRAWMRERVFHDAGVRQELESILHPMIRAEMLRLAEQVPGPYSLLAIPLLFETGQQALVDRVLVVDLPEAMQIERVRRRDGLSDATIHAILASQVDRQRRLSGADDLIDNSGALDALDARVAELDGFYRTLAQVRR from the coding sequence GTGGCTGAGCGCTTTGCGCATCGCGGCGTGACTGTCATTGATGCCGATCTGATTTCCCATGCCCTGACGGCGACGCATGGTGCGGCCATGCCAGCTATTGTCGCGGCCTTTGGTGCCGCCGCCCGCGCCCCGACCGGAGCGCTTGATCGTGCCTGGATGCGTGAGCGGGTCTTTCATGATGCCGGTGTCAGGCAAGAGCTTGAGTCCATTCTCCATCCGATGATCCGCGCCGAGATGCTGCGGCTTGCCGAGCAGGTACCAGGCCCCTACAGCCTGCTTGCGATTCCGCTATTGTTTGAAACCGGTCAACAGGCGCTGGTTGATCGCGTGCTGGTGGTCGATCTGCCAGAGGCGATGCAGATTGAGCGGGTACGCAGACGCGATGGACTCAGCGATGCCACCATCCATGCCATCCTTGCAAGCCAGGTTGACCGGCAGCGCCGTTTGAGCGGAGCTGATGATCTGATTGATAATTCAGGCGCTCTTGACGCTTTGGATGCGCGGGTGGCGGAGTTGGATGGTTTTTATCGCACTTTGGCACAGGTGCGCCGTTGA
- a CDS encoding prepilin peptidase, with translation MSDLIRVLAETPWLLYSTTVLLGLVVGSFLNVVILRLPRMMELEWHRDCAELLTAEAETASSPSLVTSATPSPIGGPSQEQSGEQQSKHEPVPEQEPAPFSLARPASHCPSCSHRIRAWENIPVLSYLLLRGRCSACRAPIAIRYPLIETLTAVLSLVVVWHFGFSVQAAAALVFTWSMVALAVIDFDTQLLPDAITLPVLWGGLLLSLFGVFVDAETAIIGAIAGYLSLWSVFQLFRVLTGREGMGRGDFKLLALFGAWMGWQALPQIILLSAVPGALVGIALIALGRQKQRTPMPFGPYLAIAGWVSLLWGAEITEAYLRWSGLG, from the coding sequence ATGAGCGATCTCATTCGCGTGCTTGCGGAAACTCCCTGGCTGCTGTACAGCACGACTGTGCTGTTGGGGCTGGTCGTGGGCAGTTTCCTGAATGTGGTCATCCTGCGCCTGCCGCGCATGATGGAGCTTGAATGGCATCGGGATTGCGCCGAACTGCTGACAGCCGAGGCGGAAACGGCATCCAGTCCCAGTTTGGTTACCAGTGCTACCCCCAGCCCTATCGGTGGGCCTAGCCAGGAGCAGTCGGGGGAGCAGCAGTCGAAGCACGAGCCGGTGCCCGAGCAAGAGCCGGCGCCCTTTAGCCTGGCACGGCCTGCTTCGCACTGTCCGAGCTGTAGTCATCGCATCCGCGCCTGGGAAAATATTCCGGTCCTGAGCTACCTGCTGCTGCGCGGGCGCTGCTCGGCCTGTCGTGCGCCCATTGCCATCCGTTATCCGCTGATTGAAACCCTAACTGCCGTGCTCAGCCTGGTGGTGGTCTGGCACTTTGGCTTCAGCGTGCAGGCAGCCGCAGCACTGGTGTTTACCTGGTCGATGGTCGCGCTGGCGGTGATCGACTTCGACACCCAACTGCTACCTGATGCCATCACCCTGCCAGTGCTCTGGGGCGGGCTGTTGCTCAGTCTGTTCGGGGTTTTCGTCGATGCCGAGACGGCCATTATTGGTGCCATCGCCGGTTATCTGAGTCTTTGGTCGGTGTTTCAGCTGTTCCGGGTGCTGACCGGCCGTGAGGGTATGGGCCGCGGGGACTTCAAGCTGCTTGCGCTCTTTGGTGCCTGGATGGGCTGGCAGGCGTTGCCGCAGATTATTCTGCTCTCTGCGGTGCCTGGAGCCCTGGTGGGGATCGCGCTGATCGCGCTTGGCCGGCAGAAGCAGCGCACGCCAATGCCTTTCGGCCCTTATCTGGCTATTGCCGGTTGGGTGAGCCTGCTGTGGGGGGCTGAGATCACCGAAGCTTATCTGCGCTGGAGCGGCCTGGGCTGA